From a region of the Streptomyces venezuelae genome:
- a CDS encoding anti-sigma factor domain-containing protein, whose protein sequence is MNQHRSDRSDSHTLTAAYALDALDPGERGPFDDHLSRCAECRLEVAGFQATAARLASAVAQPPPAALKQRTLAAVEQVRQLPPRSSTTLAPVPLRGALRRKAGLLAAAASVAAAALFAGLAAWQNQESHHYEQQARQIEQRLGDVSTVLAAPDARTAHGRTSNGASATVVSSALRDQAVFTAGGLPAPVPGTTYQLWLDHDGTMSPAGLIHQDGTVLIDGDTADAAAIGLTVEPAGGSPHPTTAPLLLMDLPA, encoded by the coding sequence ATGAACCAGCACCGGTCCGACCGGTCCGACAGCCACACCCTCACCGCCGCCTACGCACTGGACGCGCTGGACCCCGGCGAACGCGGGCCGTTCGACGACCACCTCTCCCGCTGCGCGGAGTGCCGCCTGGAAGTGGCAGGTTTCCAGGCCACCGCGGCCCGGCTGGCCTCCGCCGTGGCCCAGCCGCCGCCCGCCGCCCTGAAGCAGCGGACCCTGGCGGCCGTCGAGCAGGTGCGCCAGCTCCCGCCCCGCAGCTCCACCACCCTCGCCCCGGTCCCGCTGCGCGGCGCCCTGCGACGCAAGGCCGGCCTGCTCGCGGCGGCCGCGAGCGTGGCCGCCGCGGCCCTGTTCGCGGGCCTGGCCGCCTGGCAGAACCAGGAGAGCCACCACTACGAACAGCAGGCCCGGCAGATCGAGCAGCGCCTCGGCGACGTCAGCACGGTCCTGGCCGCCCCCGACGCCCGTACGGCCCACGGCCGCACCAGCAACGGAGCCTCCGCCACCGTCGTCTCCTCGGCCCTGCGCGACCAGGCCGTCTTCACCGCCGGCGGCCTGCCCGCTCCCGTCCCCGGTACGACGTACCAGCTCTGGCTGGACCACGACGGCACCATGAGCCCCGCCGGCCTCATCCACCAGGACGGCACCGTGCTGATCGACGGCGACACCGCGGACGCCGCCGCCATCGGCCTCACCGTCGAGCCCGCCGGAGGATCCCCGCACCCCACCACGGCCCCGCTGCTCCTGATGGACCTGCCGGCCTGA
- a CDS encoding GNAT family N-acetyltransferase yields MSDISVRSVRDGDFPQWRALYRGYADFYGVEQSEEAAATVWSWVTDPGHEVGALVAEDTEGRLLGLAHYRPFARPLSATVGCYLDDLFVAPQYRGSGAADLLLGALRALAAERGWSVVRWITADDNHRARSKYDQVATRTMWVTYDMAP; encoded by the coding sequence ATGTCCGACATCAGCGTGCGTTCCGTGCGGGACGGCGATTTCCCCCAGTGGCGCGCCCTCTACCGCGGCTACGCCGACTTCTACGGGGTGGAGCAGTCCGAGGAGGCGGCCGCCACCGTGTGGTCCTGGGTGACCGACCCCGGCCACGAGGTCGGGGCCCTGGTCGCCGAGGACACCGAGGGCCGGCTGCTGGGCCTGGCCCACTACCGCCCGTTCGCCCGGCCGCTCTCCGCGACGGTCGGCTGCTACCTCGACGACCTGTTCGTGGCACCGCAGTACCGCGGTTCCGGCGCCGCCGACCTGCTGCTCGGCGCTCTGCGCGCGCTCGCGGCCGAGCGCGGCTGGAGCGTGGTCCGATGGATCACCGCCGACGACAACCACCGGGCACGGTCCAAGTACGACCAGGTCGCCACGCGGACCATGTGGGTCACGTACGACATGGCCCCCTGA
- a CDS encoding SpoIIE family protein phosphatase, which produces MPSARPGGEETHGPIWAEPGSLLERVPVAVLGIDEHDRVCFWGPGARDLFGYEPGAVLTRPGAVLFADASRGASASCARLTEQGRTQGYWRGRLTARHRDGTAFDCGFRSFSVTGSGGPSVVMVLSSRSDELDRVKTNLAFLDALFETCPIGLVMVDEDLRYIHLNQALADMDGLPIRAHLGRRMDEIMITSDGGEYERMVRAVARGGAPVVGTLVGVRPRGYPDRDQVRSVSFFPLSRAVGTHAGVGGLMIDVTDRERAILEATAARRRLALLDGASTRIGTTLDVNLTAQELVDASMPDFCDGSVVEIVEWMDETEDFDPGRPLFTRRIASGTTLPAPAVELVSGVEKVRYPPGSVIHDMLSTGRAISAVVDEEFLARTVVTESRTRIMGESGVACILVAPLIARGTVQGIAMFGRSAARPPFSEEDVSLAGELASRAAICLDNARLYSRVQDIALTLQRALLPSALAASPYVDVAHRYVPGSRITEVGGDWYDVINLPDGRVVLVVGDVMGHGVSAAAAMGYLRITTKALARHDGEPADLLTELDACAQEAGIELATCVYLVYDPRSGRARIASAGHPPPLVLRPDGTVRTVDEVLGVPLGVGGCPFRTTEIELPENATLALYTDGLVEARGRDIEVGLDALRAQLGDHGQSLEDMADRILAGLLPEPPTDDTVLILARVHRHAP; this is translated from the coding sequence GTGCCATCGGCCCGGCCGGGGGGCGAGGAGACCCACGGCCCGATCTGGGCCGAACCCGGGTCGCTGCTGGAGCGCGTACCCGTCGCGGTCCTCGGCATCGACGAGCACGACCGCGTCTGTTTCTGGGGGCCCGGGGCCCGGGACCTGTTCGGGTACGAGCCCGGCGCCGTCCTCACCCGCCCCGGCGCCGTCCTCTTCGCCGACGCCTCCCGCGGCGCATCCGCGTCGTGCGCCCGGCTCACGGAGCAGGGCCGTACGCAGGGATACTGGCGCGGCCGGCTCACGGCCCGGCACCGTGACGGCACCGCCTTCGACTGCGGCTTCCGCTCCTTCTCCGTGACCGGGTCCGGTGGCCCCTCGGTGGTGATGGTGCTGTCGAGCCGCAGCGACGAACTCGACCGGGTCAAGACCAACCTCGCGTTCCTCGACGCCCTCTTCGAGACCTGCCCCATCGGTCTCGTCATGGTCGACGAGGACCTGCGCTACATCCACCTGAACCAGGCGCTCGCCGACATGGACGGCCTACCGATCCGGGCCCACCTGGGCCGGCGCATGGACGAGATCATGATCACGTCCGACGGCGGTGAGTACGAGCGCATGGTGCGCGCCGTCGCCCGGGGTGGAGCGCCCGTCGTGGGGACCCTGGTCGGCGTCCGCCCGCGCGGATATCCGGACCGGGACCAGGTCCGGTCCGTGAGCTTCTTCCCGCTGAGCCGGGCCGTCGGCACGCATGCCGGAGTGGGCGGGTTGATGATCGACGTGACGGACCGGGAGCGGGCCATCCTGGAAGCCACCGCCGCGCGTCGCCGGCTGGCCCTCCTCGACGGGGCCTCCACCCGGATCGGGACCACCCTGGACGTCAACCTCACCGCCCAGGAACTCGTCGACGCGTCGATGCCGGACTTCTGCGACGGCTCCGTCGTCGAGATCGTGGAATGGATGGACGAGACCGAGGACTTTGATCCGGGGCGGCCCCTGTTCACCCGCCGCATCGCCTCCGGGACGACCCTGCCCGCTCCGGCCGTCGAGCTGGTGAGCGGAGTCGAGAAGGTGCGCTATCCGCCGGGCTCCGTCATCCACGACATGCTGAGCACCGGCCGCGCCATCTCGGCCGTGGTGGACGAGGAGTTCCTGGCCCGTACGGTCGTCACCGAGTCACGCACGAGGATCATGGGCGAGAGCGGGGTGGCCTGCATCCTCGTCGCCCCGCTCATCGCCCGCGGCACCGTCCAGGGCATCGCCATGTTCGGCCGGTCCGCCGCCCGTCCGCCCTTCTCCGAGGAGGACGTCAGCCTGGCCGGCGAACTCGCCTCGCGCGCCGCGATCTGCCTGGACAACGCCCGCCTCTACAGCCGGGTCCAGGACATCGCCCTCACCCTGCAGCGGGCCCTGCTGCCCTCGGCGCTGGCGGCTTCCCCGTACGTGGACGTGGCCCACCGGTACGTGCCCGGCAGCAGGATCACCGAGGTCGGCGGTGACTGGTACGACGTGATCAACCTGCCCGACGGCCGGGTCGTCCTCGTGGTGGGCGACGTGATGGGGCACGGGGTGTCCGCGGCAGCCGCCATGGGCTACCTCCGGATCACGACCAAGGCACTGGCCCGCCACGACGGGGAGCCCGCCGACCTGCTCACCGAACTCGACGCGTGTGCCCAGGAAGCCGGGATCGAGCTCGCGACCTGCGTGTACCTCGTCTACGACCCGCGCAGCGGACGCGCCCGCATCGCGAGCGCGGGCCATCCCCCGCCCCTGGTGCTCCGGCCGGACGGCACGGTGCGGACCGTCGACGAGGTCCTCGGGGTCCCGCTGGGCGTCGGCGGCTGCCCGTTCCGGACCACCGAGATCGAACTCCCCGAGAACGCGACGCTCGCCCTGTACACGGACGGCCTCGTCGAAGCCCGGGGACGGGACATCGAGGTCGGGCTGGACGCGCTTCGCGCCCAGCTGGGCGACCACGGACAGTCGCTGGAGGACATGGCGGACCGCATTCTGGCCGGCCTGCTGCCCGAACCGCCCACCGACGACACGGTCCTGATCCTCGCCCGCGTCCACCGCCACGCCCCGTGA
- a CDS encoding DUF4118 domain-containing protein, whose protein sequence is MPGYRLHDRAALFGALVVPLLVALALVPFRTWLSPANEALVLVVAVVAIAASGTRAAAALAALSAAAWFGLLLLTRPYEHVGIADRDEVQTAVLLLAIGLIVARPAVRARRMEEAAVTGAAHLSSLQGTARLIERGGSPDAVVEFVRQELVRLLDLRGCRFEYGSLIGHRPRLEHDGRLWLRRGGSVTGYADWPDGETELRVVGGGHYYGRFLLDPLPGHRLPPEEARSVAVALAALAGAALDTAGVCHRG, encoded by the coding sequence ATGCCCGGGTACCGACTGCACGACCGTGCCGCGCTGTTCGGGGCCCTGGTGGTGCCCCTCCTCGTGGCACTCGCGCTCGTCCCCTTCCGCACCTGGCTCTCCCCGGCGAACGAGGCCCTGGTCCTGGTCGTGGCCGTGGTCGCGATCGCCGCGTCGGGCACCCGGGCCGCCGCGGCCCTGGCCGCACTCTCCGCGGCCGCCTGGTTCGGCCTCCTCCTGCTGACCCGGCCCTACGAGCACGTCGGCATCGCCGACCGGGACGAGGTCCAGACGGCCGTCCTGCTGCTGGCCATCGGGCTGATCGTCGCCCGGCCCGCCGTCCGCGCCCGCAGAATGGAGGAGGCCGCGGTCACCGGCGCCGCGCACCTGTCGAGCCTCCAGGGCACCGCCCGGCTGATCGAGCGGGGCGGCTCCCCGGACGCGGTGGTCGAGTTCGTCCGCCAGGAACTCGTCCGTCTGCTGGACCTGCGGGGCTGCCGCTTCGAGTACGGGTCCCTGATCGGGCACCGACCGCGGCTGGAGCACGACGGCCGCCTGTGGCTGCGCCGCGGCGGCAGCGTCACCGGGTACGCCGACTGGCCGGACGGCGAGACCGAGCTGCGGGTCGTCGGGGGCGGCCACTACTACGGCCGTTTCCTCCTCGACCCCCTCCCCGGCCACCGCCTGCCGCCCGAGGAGGCCCGCTCGGTGGCGGTCGCCCTGGCCGCGCTGGCGGGCGCCGCGCTGGACACGGCGGGGGTGTGCCACCGCGGCTGA
- a CDS encoding mechanosensitive ion channel family protein — protein MIRDLVLHDWLVAGIALAAGAAAGLLLRALLRWLGRHAERTRWRGDDIIVDALRTIAPGAALIAGAAVAATTLPLTVRVSRFVNQSLTALLILIATLSAARVVAGLVQSVAGARTGVAGSATIFVNITRIVVLVMGVLVALETLGVSIAPLVTALGVGGLAVALALQDTLANLFAGVHILASKTVQPGDYIRLTSGEEGYVVDINWRNTVVRNLSNNLVIIPNGRLARTNMTNFTQPEAQFSILVQVGVGYESDLEHVERVTLDVVAKVMADVDGADPAHEGAVRFHTFADSRINFTVILGVGEFSDQYRIKHEFIKRLHERFRAEGISIPAPTRTVALHRDGVQPPASPHPPVPHQREAPPSLLRDGSR, from the coding sequence TTGATCCGGGATCTCGTCCTGCACGACTGGCTTGTCGCCGGGATCGCGCTGGCGGCGGGCGCCGCGGCCGGGCTGCTGCTGCGCGCGCTCCTGCGCTGGCTGGGCCGGCACGCCGAACGGACCCGGTGGCGCGGGGACGACATCATCGTCGACGCGCTGCGCACCATCGCGCCGGGAGCCGCCCTGATCGCGGGCGCGGCCGTGGCCGCCACGACCCTGCCGCTGACCGTGCGGGTCTCGCGGTTCGTGAACCAGTCGCTGACCGCCCTGCTCATCCTCATCGCCACGCTCAGCGCCGCGCGGGTCGTCGCGGGCCTCGTCCAGTCCGTGGCGGGGGCGCGCACCGGTGTGGCCGGTTCGGCGACGATCTTCGTGAACATCACGCGGATCGTGGTCCTCGTGATGGGCGTGCTCGTCGCCCTGGAGACCCTCGGCGTGTCCATCGCGCCGCTTGTCACCGCCCTCGGTGTGGGTGGTCTGGCCGTGGCGCTGGCCCTCCAGGACACCCTCGCCAACCTCTTCGCCGGTGTGCACATCCTCGCCTCGAAGACCGTGCAGCCCGGTGACTACATCCGGCTCACCAGCGGCGAGGAGGGCTACGTCGTCGACATCAACTGGCGCAACACCGTGGTCCGTAACCTGTCGAACAACCTGGTCATCATCCCCAACGGGCGTCTCGCCCGGACCAACATGACCAACTTCACCCAGCCGGAGGCCCAGTTCTCCATCCTCGTACAGGTGGGTGTGGGCTACGAGAGCGATCTGGAGCACGTCGAGCGGGTGACCCTCGACGTGGTCGCCAAGGTGATGGCCGACGTGGACGGCGCGGACCCCGCGCACGAGGGGGCCGTCCGCTTCCACACGTTCGCCGACTCCCGGATCAACTTCACGGTGATCCTGGGCGTCGGCGAGTTCAGCGACCAGTACCGGATCAAGCACGAGTTCATCAAGCGCCTGCACGAGCGGTTCCGGGCGGAGGGCATCTCGATCCCCGCTCCGACGCGTACGGTCGCGCTCCACCGGGACGGCGTCCAGCCGCCGGCGTCGCCGCACCCGCCGGTCCCGCACCAGCGCGAGGCGCCCCCGTCGCTGCTCAGGGACGGCAGCCGGTAG
- a CDS encoding pyroglutamyl peptidase, with translation MMLLRRAASAAALLATVLPLAVAPPAHAADGSPACRASTSAPPDAEQARLSDARTTALVERGGLGDFVRRFPAALCATRDPAGAGRLVADWGEALWQASVQRAQGRRPGGDLAPGDDRPLYWARLGMTAALARWQPEFTADRAALRARFEDASRGLTNNAFRTAPGVRRVFISGFDPFGLDAEIRRANPSGSAALQLNGRRVTLADGSAAEIRAVVLPVRYADFDAGMVERAFAPRLAAGPASADVITTVSQGYPGIFTLEDWAGRARSADPYPDNVRALSGGTREHPVTAPGLGPGPEFIRTTLPADAVTGAVQTPYPVLLNSDVTEIPAGGTAPVDRTDGPTPGSRAVAGGGGGYLSNEVAYRSNRLRSELAPHLPGGHLHTPVLTGLPADPRQLTGPEFEANESAITAEVRAVLEHAAARR, from the coding sequence ATGATGCTCTTACGGCGTGCGGCATCGGCCGCTGCCCTTCTCGCCACCGTCCTCCCCCTGGCCGTCGCCCCGCCCGCGCACGCGGCCGACGGTTCGCCGGCCTGCCGCGCCTCAACCTCCGCGCCGCCGGACGCGGAACAGGCGCGCCTCTCGGACGCCCGCACCACGGCCCTCGTCGAGCGCGGCGGGCTCGGGGACTTCGTCCGCCGGTTCCCCGCCGCGCTGTGCGCGACCCGCGACCCCGCCGGGGCCGGCCGGCTCGTCGCCGACTGGGGCGAGGCGCTCTGGCAGGCCTCCGTACAGCGGGCCCAGGGCCGGCGGCCCGGCGGCGACCTCGCCCCCGGGGACGACCGGCCGCTGTACTGGGCGCGGCTCGGCATGACCGCCGCACTCGCCCGCTGGCAGCCGGAGTTCACCGCCGACCGGGCCGCGCTCCGCGCCCGCTTCGAGGACGCCTCCCGGGGCCTGACGAACAACGCCTTCCGGACGGCGCCGGGCGTCCGGCGCGTCTTCATCAGCGGGTTCGACCCCTTCGGGCTCGACGCGGAGATACGCCGCGCCAACCCGTCGGGATCGGCCGCGCTCCAGCTGAACGGACGGCGGGTCACCCTCGCCGACGGCAGCGCCGCCGAGATCCGCGCCGTCGTCCTCCCCGTGCGGTACGCCGACTTCGACGCCGGCATGGTGGAGCGGGCGTTCGCCCCGCGCCTGGCCGCCGGCCCCGCCTCGGCCGACGTCATCACCACGGTCAGCCAGGGCTACCCCGGCATCTTCACCCTGGAGGACTGGGCGGGACGGGCGCGGTCCGCCGACCCGTACCCCGACAACGTGCGCGCCCTGTCCGGCGGCACCCGCGAGCACCCGGTGACCGCCCCCGGCCTCGGCCCGGGCCCGGAGTTCATCCGCACCACGCTCCCCGCGGACGCCGTCACCGGCGCCGTGCAGACCCCGTACCCGGTCCTGCTCAACAGCGACGTGACCGAGATCCCGGCGGGCGGCACCGCGCCCGTCGACCGGACCGACGGCCCGACCCCGGGCTCGCGGGCCGTCGCGGGCGGCGGAGGCGGCTACCTGTCCAACGAGGTGGCCTACCGATCCAACCGGCTGCGCTCCGAACTCGCCCCGCACCTGCCCGGCGGCCATCTCCACACGCCGGTGCTCACCGGCCTGCCCGCGGACCCCCGGCAGCTCACCGGCCCCGAGTTCGAAGCCAACGAGAGCGCGATCACCGCGGAGGTCCGCGCGGTACTCGAACACGCCGCCGCGCGGCGGTAG
- a CDS encoding MBL fold metallo-hydrolase, producing the protein MHTAQFTEPAPSGTAAHWSVGEITVHRVDEVPLPPATGPWLLPAATPQVVGEHDWLRPDFAGPDGVLHLDSHSFALVVDGLRVLVDTGIGNGKTRANPAWHQLRTDYLARLADIGFTPGNVDLVILTHLHTDHVGWNTREVDGTWVPTFTGARYLTSRAEYAFWAAYDMDEARRGMFRDSVVPVEEAGLLDLVDVPAEGIDVAPGLRLLPAPGHTPGQIAVQVSSAGATALVTGDAVHHPVQLARPEIGSCVDIDPVQAEATRRALLARLAGTGALVLGTHFPPPTAGRVVADGDGYRLEPVAAAPAPAAVRAAESGARRPAGPGPTSR; encoded by the coding sequence ATGCACACCGCACAGTTCACCGAACCGGCCCCCTCGGGAACCGCTGCCCACTGGTCCGTCGGGGAGATCACGGTCCACCGCGTCGACGAGGTGCCCCTGCCGCCGGCGACCGGGCCGTGGCTGCTGCCGGCCGCCACCCCGCAGGTGGTGGGCGAACACGACTGGCTGCGGCCCGACTTCGCCGGACCGGACGGTGTCCTGCACCTCGACAGCCACAGCTTCGCGCTGGTCGTGGACGGTCTGCGCGTCCTCGTCGACACCGGGATCGGCAACGGCAAGACACGGGCCAACCCGGCCTGGCACCAGCTCCGTACCGACTACCTCGCACGCCTCGCGGACATCGGATTCACCCCAGGCAACGTCGACCTGGTGATCCTCACCCATCTGCACACCGACCACGTCGGATGGAACACCCGCGAGGTGGACGGCACATGGGTGCCCACCTTCACGGGTGCCCGCTACCTGACGTCGAGGGCGGAGTACGCGTTCTGGGCCGCCTACGACATGGACGAGGCGCGGCGCGGCATGTTCCGCGACTCCGTCGTACCCGTCGAGGAGGCGGGTCTGCTCGACCTGGTCGACGTACCGGCCGAGGGGATCGACGTGGCCCCGGGGCTGCGTCTGCTGCCCGCTCCGGGGCACACCCCCGGGCAGATCGCCGTACAGGTGAGCAGCGCGGGCGCGACGGCCCTCGTCACCGGGGACGCCGTCCACCACCCCGTGCAGCTCGCCCGTCCGGAGATCGGCAGCTGCGTCGACATCGACCCGGTGCAGGCCGAGGCCACCCGCCGGGCGCTCCTCGCCCGGCTCGCCGGCACCGGCGCGCTGGTCCTGGGGACGCACTTCCCCCCGCCGACCGCCGGCCGGGTGGTCGCCGACGGGGACGGCTACCGGCTGGAGCCCGTGGCCGCCGCCCCGGCCCCCGCGGCGGTGCGGGCCGCGGAGTCCGGGGCGCGGCGGCCCGCCGGGCCGGGCCCTACTTCCCGATGA
- a CDS encoding alpha/beta fold hydrolase, whose translation MPFITVGQENSTDIDLYYEDHGSGQPVVLIHGYPLDGHSWEKQLPALLDAGHRVITYDRRGFGQSSQPTTGYDYDTFTDDLHTLMETLDLTDTILVGFSMGTGEVGRYLGTRGSGRVAKAAFLAGLEPYLLKSEDNPTGVDGSVFEGILAAVTKDRYAYFTDFYQAFYNLDENLGTRISEETVRASWATAAGASAYASRAAVLTWTTDFRADIPKIDVPALILHGTGDRILPIGATAEPFHKALPHADYVVLDGAPHGLLWTHAQEVNDALLAFIGK comes from the coding sequence ATGCCCTTCATCACCGTCGGCCAGGAGAACAGCACCGACATCGACCTCTACTACGAGGACCACGGCAGCGGGCAGCCCGTCGTGCTCATCCACGGCTACCCGCTGGACGGGCACTCCTGGGAGAAGCAGCTCCCGGCCCTGCTCGACGCCGGCCACCGTGTCATCACCTACGACCGGCGCGGCTTCGGGCAGTCGAGCCAGCCCACCACCGGCTACGACTACGACACCTTCACGGACGACCTCCACACGCTCATGGAGACCCTCGACCTCACGGACACGATCCTCGTGGGCTTCTCCATGGGCACCGGCGAGGTCGGCCGCTACCTCGGGACCCGCGGTTCCGGACGTGTGGCCAAGGCCGCCTTCCTCGCCGGTCTCGAGCCCTACCTCCTGAAGAGCGAGGACAACCCGACCGGCGTCGACGGCAGCGTCTTCGAGGGCATCCTCGCCGCCGTCACCAAGGACCGGTACGCCTACTTCACCGACTTCTACCAGGCCTTCTACAACCTCGACGAGAACCTCGGCACGCGCATCAGCGAGGAGACCGTCCGGGCGAGCTGGGCCACGGCCGCCGGTGCCTCCGCGTACGCCTCGCGCGCGGCCGTCCTCACCTGGACCACGGACTTCCGGGCCGACATCCCCAAGATCGACGTGCCCGCCCTGATCCTCCACGGCACCGGTGACCGCATCCTCCCGATCGGGGCGACCGCGGAACCGTTCCACAAGGCCCTCCCGCACGCCGACTACGTCGTGCTCGACGGGGCCCCGCACGGCCTGCTGTGGACCCACGCCCAGGAGGTCAACGACGCCCTGCTGGCCTTCATCGGGAAGTAG
- a CDS encoding ABC transporter substrate-binding protein — MPTPRLRTAIVAALLALAAAPLGGCGEKPVPAPRAPAVATSATDAGGMAALVAAAKKEGSLNTIALPRDWANYGALIDGFEKKYGIKVEVENPDGTSQDEINALKEHRRDGRAPDVIDVGGSFAQSAARQGLLAPYEVAAFDQIPEEQKDERARWYNNYGGYISIGCDAKRVKTCPSTFADLRKPEYKGQVSLNGNPTKSASAFAGVYAAALANGGSFDDIQPGIDFFAELNRNGNFNPVESSPDTIAKGETPISIDWDFLNLGYADQFREKGADVDWRTAIPFDGSFAEYYANGVNKEAPHPAAARLWQEYVFSPEGQNLRLGAYARPVLMEAMREDGTLDKAAAQNLPTVEGTPTFPTEEQREKARETVNRNWSKAVRS, encoded by the coding sequence GTGCCCACACCTCGTCTCCGGACAGCCATCGTCGCCGCCCTCTTGGCCCTCGCGGCGGCGCCCCTCGGCGGCTGCGGGGAAAAGCCCGTTCCCGCACCCAGGGCACCCGCGGTGGCCACCTCCGCCACGGACGCCGGCGGTATGGCCGCACTGGTGGCGGCGGCGAAGAAGGAGGGCTCCCTGAACACGATCGCCCTCCCGCGCGACTGGGCCAACTACGGCGCGCTGATCGACGGCTTCGAGAAGAAGTACGGGATCAAGGTCGAGGTGGAGAACCCGGACGGCACCAGCCAGGACGAGATCAACGCCCTGAAGGAGCACCGGCGCGACGGCCGCGCCCCCGACGTGATCGACGTGGGGGGCTCGTTCGCGCAGTCGGCCGCCCGGCAGGGCCTGCTCGCTCCGTACGAGGTCGCCGCGTTCGACCAGATCCCCGAGGAACAGAAGGACGAGCGCGCCCGCTGGTACAACAACTACGGCGGCTACATCTCGATCGGCTGCGACGCGAAGCGGGTGAAGACCTGCCCGTCGACCTTCGCCGACCTGCGCAAGCCGGAGTACAAGGGCCAGGTCTCGCTCAACGGCAACCCCACGAAGTCCGCCTCCGCCTTCGCCGGCGTGTACGCGGCGGCCCTGGCGAACGGCGGGTCCTTCGACGACATCCAGCCGGGGATCGACTTCTTCGCCGAGCTGAACCGGAACGGCAACTTCAACCCGGTCGAATCCTCACCGGACACGATCGCGAAGGGCGAGACCCCGATCAGCATCGACTGGGACTTCCTCAACCTCGGATACGCCGACCAGTTCCGCGAGAAGGGCGCGGACGTCGACTGGCGGACCGCGATCCCCTTCGACGGCAGCTTCGCCGAGTACTACGCCAACGGGGTGAACAAGGAGGCCCCGCACCCCGCGGCGGCACGTCTGTGGCAGGAGTACGTCTTCAGCCCCGAGGGCCAGAACCTCCGGCTCGGCGCCTACGCCCGCCCCGTCCTCATGGAGGCCATGCGGGAGGACGGCACCCTCGACAAGGCGGCCGCGCAGAATCTGCCGACGGTCGAGGGCACGCCGACGTTCCCGACGGAGGAGCAGCGGGAGAAGGCGAGGGAGACCGTCAACCGCAACTGGTCCAAGGCCGTGCGGAGCTGA